In Tiliqua scincoides isolate rTilSci1 chromosome 1, rTilSci1.hap2, whole genome shotgun sequence, the following are encoded in one genomic region:
- the INAFM2 gene encoding putative transmembrane protein INAFM2: MKEKEREREAGAAAAAGGERGKPATYTGDKKARMAAKTNKKWVRLATVLAYVLSVSLAAIVLAVYYSLIWQPVRGGGAAGGPSSTAQPSAAPPGPSAPATLAPAEPPATASQEDSAARPGAPQPATRPAT; this comes from the coding sequence ATGAAGGAGAAGGAGCGGGAGCGGGAGGcgggcgcggcggcggcggcgggcgggGAGCGGGGCAAGCCGGCCACCTACACCGGGGACAAGAAGGCGCGCATGGCGGCCAAGACGAACAAGAAGTGGGTGCGCCTGGCCACGGTGCTGGCCTACGTCCTCTCCGTCTCGCTCGCGGCCATCGTGCTGGCCGTCTACTACAGCCTCATCTGGCAGCCCGTGCGCGGGGGCGGCGCGGCCGGGGGCCCTTCGTCCACCGCGCAGCCCTCCGCCGCGCCCCCCGGCCCCAGCGCGCCGGCCACGCTCGCGCCCGCGGAACCCCCCGCCACTGCGTCGCAGGAGGACTCCGCCGCGCGCCCGGGCGCCCCGCAGCCCGCCACTCGGCCGGCGACCTAG